The following coding sequences are from one Sciurus carolinensis chromosome 11, mSciCar1.2, whole genome shotgun sequence window:
- the LOC124959673 gene encoding olfactory receptor 6M1 codes for MTVGNRSIVTEFTLNAFPVLLEIRIFLFVVLLLTYTLTATGNIMIISLIWTVSHLQTPMYFFLSNLSFLDILYTTVVSPKLLACLLREEKTISFAGCITQTYFYFFLGTVEFILLAIMSFDRYVAICNPLRYTLIMNSRVSLLLVLGCWVGACLSVMTPTIIVTRLPYCRKEINHFFCDIAPLLQVACIDTRPIEKINFLLSALVILSSLAFTAGSYSYIISTILRIPSVQGRQKAFSTCASHITLVSIAYGTNIFVYVRPNQKFSLDFDKVAAVLITVVVPLLNPFIYSLRNEKVKEGLREKMNRFVFLTLRKT; via the coding sequence ATGACTGTGGGAAACAGGAGCATAGTGACTGAATTCACCCTGAATGCCTTCCCAGTTCTCCTGGAGATTCGAATATTCCTCTTCGTGGTTCTCTTGCTAACTTACACATTAACGGCAACGGGAAACATTATGATCATCTCCCTAATATGGACTGTTTCTCACCTGCAAACCccaatgtactttttcctcagtaaTTTGTCCTTCCTGGATATTCTATACACCACTGTTGTTTCTCCAAAGTTGCTAGCCTGCCTTCTAAGAGAAGAGAAGACCATATCCTTTGCTGGCTGCATTACCCAAAcatatttctacttctttctggGAACAGTGGAATTTATCCTCTTGGCCATCATGTCctttgaccgctatgtggccatctgtaacccTCTGCGTTACACCCTCATCATGAACAGCAGGGTCAGCCTCCTGCTGGTTCTGGGATGCTGGGTGGGAGCCTGCCTGTCTGTGATGACACCAACCATCATAGTGACAAGGCTACCTTACTGtaggaaagaaattaatcacTTTTTCTGTGACATTGCCCCGCTTTTACAGGTGGCCTGTATAGATACTCGCCCCATTGAGAAGATAAACTTTCTTCTCTCCGCCCTGGTCATCCTGAGCTCCCTTGCATTCACTGCTGGGTCCTACAGCTATATCATTTCTACCATCTTGCGTATCCCCTCAGTTCAAGGCCGTCAAaaagctttttccacctgtgcttCTCACATCACCCTGGTTTCCATTGCATATGGGACCAACATCTTTGTGTATGTGAGACCCAATCAAAAATTCTCACTGGATTTTGACAAGGTAGCAGCTGTTCTCATCACAGTAGTGGTCCCTCTTCTGAACCCTTTTATTTACAGTTTAAGGAATGAGAAAGTAAAGGAAGgtttgagagagaaaatgaacagaTTTGTGTTCTTGACATTAAGGAAAACGTGA